The genomic segment gatgagatatAAAAGATCTTACCTATTATGCGTGCTACTAATATGGAGGGCGTGTAGTTTTCTACCTACCTACAGCAggatatggcgtaccaatggtatgaggaatgggattagGCAAGGGGTGATGTGTTGAGTCATTTCTGTAAGAGGATTTCACTAGTACATTTTAGGACTAATTTTTCCTCCAGAGTTGAGAGAGGTAAAAGCAGAAGAGTTTGTCAATTTGAGGAAAGTTCGGATGTCTGTTACTGAGTATGCCATGAAATTTCACCAGTTATCATGGTATGCTCTATAGTTTATTTCTAGAATTAGGAACAGGATGCGAAAGTTCACTTTGGTATTGTCTCATGTGTTGGTCCTTGAAAGCAACAGTTcctttttgaacaaggatatagatatctctaggctaGTTGTGTACATATAACGGGCagagaaagaaaagaggaagCAGTCTGAGTTTAGTGGGAGGCAGGGAAAGAAATTTAGGTCTTATAAGCATAATAGTAGAGATCATGGtaagtcaaaaaaagaagaagtaggggagttctggttctttctttATGTGTAGTGCTTCTAACCCAATCCATCGGGTGATCATTGGTCTCATCATCATAATGGGTTTTGACCACAGGGTGGCCAATCTTAGGCCAGTGGGTTTCTGTCGGCTCCATCCTACCCTTCTTGTATATTTTATAGGCAATCACACTATGGGTTTTGTGAGGAAGAGAAGAACAAATGTTTTTACTATGGTAAGATTGGCCATATGCAACATGACTATAATTCAGCGATAGCTTTTGGGGCTAACAAGGTTATTGTTGCCTCTTCATCTATTTCTACACCAAAGTGGTCTATTTTTGCATTTGTTTCTTCTTCTAGTACTAGCACTGGCCAAAATTGTTTATATGATCTTGTGTCTTATTAGGATTCTAAGGTATCTCCCaatgtcattactagtatgttgaaactcttcttcCATGATGTATATTCTTTACTATATCCAtgatccactctttcttatgtgacctcctTCGTGGCTGTGTACTTTGGCTTTTGCTCtgagtttatttcttatcttctaTATCTACCCCAATTGGAGCCTCTGTGATTGCAAAAAGAGTCTATAAGTGGTGTGTTATCTATTTATGGTAGAGAAACTTttgtagatttgatagagttagatatagttgacttttatgtcatattggggatggattggttgcattcgtgctattcTTCATTAGATTGTCAGACCTATAAAGTCATGATAGATAACGACATAGATAAGAGAAATGGTAGAGTAAGAAATTCAGGTATTCTGATAAGGGAAGAGGCCAGAAGAACAGTGGTAGAGATTGCAGGTAGcggtctaagaagaagtaggaAAAATCTAGTTCTTATTCTATGGATAGTTCTCCATATCCTAAGTTATTTGGTGATCGTTATTTTTTTGAGCAACGTTCGTTTAAGGCATAAGATCCCCAATATCAAGATAGTGGGGCCCTTTttgctccatcatatcctttttACAGATTATATGGATAGTTGCACTGTTGTTGTTTTGATCAAGAGAGAAATAAGTCATTCAGATGTTGCAAGCCTAGCAATATTTAGAGGGATTGCCCTGGAGGCAATGTCGCTACTGGCGCTAAAAAGTTTCTAGTTTCTATGTCTTCAGCTAAAGCACTGAAAggtgctacttctggtaccaGCACTGGACAAAATCATCTGTATGCTCTCAACACCATCTAggaatcttgggattctcttAATGTTTTCACTGGTACATTATATGTCTTCTCTCGTGACATGTATGACTTACTTGATATAGGTCTAATCTTTCTTATTGATCCCTTATGTGGATATTCATTTTGGTTTCAGTACTGAATGTATTTCTTTccccttttctatgtctaccctTGTGGGTGACTCTGTTGTTGCTAAAAAAGTCTACAGAGGTTCTGTGGCATCTATTTGTGTTAGAGAACATtgatggatctaatagagttagatatgttggatttttatatgatataggggatggattggatccattcatgctatACGTCTGTTGATTGTAGAACTCAAAGGGTCAGTTTCTAATTCCCTATTGAAGCattgattgagtgggaagggagttccctagtgcctaaagaaaggtttatttcttatctttgagcctaaaaaataatttctaaggggtgtttatatcatctagttcaagttaaGGATTCAAATTTTAAGGGCCCTTCTTTGAAATCTATCTctattgtcaatgagttttttgaagtaTTTCCTAATGATCTTTCTAGTATTcatcccaatagggaaatagactttgggattcaTCTTTTTCCGGATACCCGTGCTATCTCTAtgcctccttatagaatggctccaNNNNNNNNNNNNNNNNNNNNNNNNNNNNNNNNNNNNNNNNNNNNNNNNNNNNNNNNNNNNNNNNNNNNNNNNNNNNNNNNNNNNNNNNNNNNNNNNNNNNAGAAGGGCCTAAAGTGCATGATGATTTGATTCCCTACTCTATTCCTGCTCTTTTTTGCTGCCTTGTTGCTTTTCTTCTTCAAggtaatatttcttctttttcttcttccttctttATTCCTTCCCTGTTTTGCACTTTTGCTactttgtttctatttttttatttttcacttctgctcttcttcttttttcgttACCCTGTTTTGCTCTGGTTTTTTTTCCTGATACTCAATTCTTTTCGTTTGTTTTCTGTTTTTGTTTCTTTCCCCTTTTTTTATTGATGCTCAACTTTTTCCCTCTGTTTTCTGctgttgtttctattttttttcttctttttattgcgacttttgtttaatttgtttcttatgttttttataGCAATTCTAAATGTCTGATCCAGCTTGGAAATATAGTAAAAGGACAAGTGAGACCAATAGGAACAAAGTTACGTGTGTTTTTTGAGGCTTGACGTTTAATGGCAGAATTTTTTGCCATAAACATCTTATTGGTAATTATAGTGATATGCAACAATGTAAGAAGAGTCCGGATGTCGtgagaataaaaattaaagagtatGTCGAGAGAAAAAAAGACCTAAAACGTCAAATGTTATCTCCACCACAAGTTACTAATCTCGATGATGATGAAATGGAGGAAGGAGAAGTTGTTGATTTGTCACTTCCCTTAAAATCACAAAAGCAATCAGTGTCTTCAAGTTATGGATCAACCAATATGAACGGTCCAATAGATACTTACTTTCCGTTGAAGCCAGGAAATCAGGGAAAAGTGGTAAGAATTTCCAAGCTGTGGCCAAGGGAATTTTGAGGGATCGTGCTATTGTGGCCTTTTCACGGTGGTTGTATGATGTAGGGTTGCGCCTTAATTGTGTCAATTATGACACTTTTGCAGACATGATCGAGGCCATAGGCCAATATGGTCCGGGATGAAGCCACTCACTTATCATGAGGTTAGTGTCATTTATCTAAATTAAGAAGTGGAAGAGACAGAAAATTGTGAAGGAGCATCGGATGGAGTGGAACAAGTTCGAATGTTCCATTATGATGGATAAATGGACAGTAAGAACCGAAAAAATGATCATAAATGTGTTGGTGAATTCTCCGAAAGGAACCTTGATTTGATGCCAGCGACTCGTCCACTGATTCCATCAAAATGTTCTCTTTGTTTAAGAGTATCATAGAGAAAATTGGACCAGAGAATGTTGTTCAAGTGGTTACAGATAATGCAACTGAAAATGTTAAGGCAGGTTCTATGATAATGGGAGTGTTTCCGTACATATATTGAACTCCATGTGCAGCCcattgtgtgaatttgatattcGGGGATATTTTCAAGCAAAGACCCTTTCAAGGTGTTTTCACCAAGGCAGTTAAGGTACATTCTTACATTGTTCGAAGGCCTTTGATGTTGAATATGATGAAAAGATTCACTCATCAAAGAAACTTGGTGAAACCTGAGAAGGCTAGATTTGCTACTTCTTTCTTGACTTTACAGAGGATGTTCAAGCAAAAGTCAAATTTGAGAACTATGTTCATTTCAGAAGAATGGAATAAAAGTAAATTTGCAAAAGTGTTAGGAAAAGAAGTTGCACGGATAATGCTTTCGTTCCA from the Capsicum annuum cultivar UCD-10X-F1 chromosome 9, UCD10Xv1.1, whole genome shotgun sequence genome contains:
- the LOC124887125 gene encoding uncharacterized protein LOC124887125 gives rise to the protein MQQCKKSPDVVRIKIKEYVERKKDLKRQMLSPPQVTNLDDDEMEEGEVVDLSLPLKSQKQSVSSSYGSTNMNGPIDTYFPLKPGNQGKVSIIEKIGPENVVQVVTDNATENVKAAHCVNLIFGDIFKQRPFQGVFTKAVKVHSYIVRRPLMLNMMKRFTHQRNLVKPEKARFATSFLTLQRMFKQKSNLRTMFISEEWNKSKFAKVLGKEVARIMLSFHFWNNVAHALKVCGPLVTDLRLADGEAKPSMGYEAMSKAKGANSKLFFTEEHKYAKVFEIIDKRWSDQLHKPLHATGNIEPITLF